From a single Planctellipticum variicoloris genomic region:
- a CDS encoding transposase, producing the protein MSDWMLYHAFGIRGYEIVRQEKFDRRCLSFSLRATPQVLRCPRCGSKDVIRKGTNPRLFRGLSVGSQPVWFDAAIPRVRCDRCELTRQVRIPFADEKRRHTRAFERYALELARITTTQHAADHLQVSWDTVRDIEARHLQKTYGKPKLKHLTQIAIDEIYLGKSVKFLTVVLDLESGAMVFVGRGKGAESLDPFWKRLRHSRAVIEAVAADMSPAYALAVRTHLPHATLVNDRFHVIKLYNELLTELRRELYARMIRTSNPAA; encoded by the coding sequence ATGTCCGATTGGATGTTGTATCACGCGTTTGGGATCCGCGGCTACGAAATCGTCCGCCAGGAGAAGTTCGACCGCCGCTGCCTGTCGTTCTCGCTGCGGGCGACGCCGCAGGTGCTGCGTTGTCCCCGCTGCGGTTCGAAGGACGTGATTCGCAAAGGAACCAACCCCCGACTGTTCCGGGGGCTGTCCGTCGGATCTCAGCCGGTCTGGTTCGACGCGGCGATTCCTCGTGTGCGGTGCGACCGGTGCGAGCTGACCCGGCAGGTGCGGATTCCCTTCGCCGACGAGAAACGTCGGCACACGCGGGCATTCGAACGGTACGCCCTGGAGCTGGCGCGGATCACGACCACGCAGCACGCCGCCGACCATCTTCAGGTGTCGTGGGACACCGTCCGCGACATCGAAGCCCGGCACCTGCAGAAAACGTACGGCAAGCCGAAGCTGAAACACCTGACGCAGATCGCCATCGACGAGATCTACCTCGGCAAAAGCGTGAAGTTCCTGACGGTGGTGCTCGATCTGGAGAGCGGTGCCATGGTGTTTGTCGGCCGGGGAAAAGGGGCCGAATCGCTCGATCCGTTCTGGAAGCGGCTGCGTCATTCGCGGGCCGTGATCGAAGCCGTGGCGGCCGACATGTCTCCGGCGTACGCTCTGGCCGTGCGGACACACCTGCCTCACGCCACGCTGGTCAACGATCGCTTTCACGTGATCAAGCTCTACAACGAGCTGCTGACCGAACTGCGGCGGGAGCTGTACGCGCGAATGATCCGGACGTCCAATCCGGCAGCTTGA
- the brxD gene encoding BREX system ATP-binding protein BrxD codes for MSLSPKRREEIINALRRGTVPQNSLDTFAVGLERFEGALDEDLKKVAEGGGVFKAIRGEYGCGKTFFARWLADRARQLGFATAEVQVSETETPLHRLETVYRRLIERLATTGTPQGALRNIVDGWFYTLEEDVLAEGTVQPDDAPTLVARTTELLEQRLANVTRTAPMFSAALRGYREARGAGDNAGAEGLLAWLAGQPNVAAAAKRLGGVKGDIDHFGALSFLQGVLLVLRDSGHPGLLVVLDEVETIQRVRSDVRDKSLNALRQLIDEVDSGRFPGLYLVITGTPAFYTGPQGIQRLEPLAQRLHVDFQTDARFDNPRAVQIRLPAFSLDRMVLVGSKVRNIYQEHAQAPDRIATLCDDQYVRDLASGVAGKLGGKVGVAPRIFLKKLVADVLDRIDLFPEFDPREHYALTISETELTPVERQAMGAADVDDIELEV; via the coding sequence ATGTCGCTGAGCCCCAAACGCCGGGAAGAGATTATCAATGCGCTCCGTCGCGGAACGGTGCCGCAGAACAGCCTCGACACGTTCGCCGTGGGGCTGGAGCGGTTCGAAGGGGCTCTCGATGAGGATCTGAAAAAAGTCGCCGAGGGGGGAGGAGTCTTTAAGGCGATCCGCGGCGAATACGGCTGCGGCAAGACTTTCTTTGCCCGCTGGCTGGCCGACCGGGCCCGGCAGCTTGGCTTCGCGACTGCCGAGGTGCAGGTGTCAGAGACGGAAACCCCGCTGCACCGTCTGGAAACGGTCTACCGCCGCCTGATCGAGCGGCTGGCGACGACGGGGACGCCCCAGGGCGCCCTCCGCAACATCGTCGACGGCTGGTTCTACACGCTCGAAGAGGACGTCCTCGCCGAGGGGACGGTCCAACCGGATGACGCTCCGACCCTCGTGGCCCGGACGACGGAACTCCTCGAACAGCGACTCGCCAATGTCACACGGACCGCCCCGATGTTCAGCGCCGCGTTGCGGGGGTACCGCGAGGCCCGGGGGGCGGGCGACAATGCGGGCGCAGAGGGGCTGCTGGCCTGGCTGGCCGGGCAACCCAACGTGGCTGCCGCGGCCAAGCGGCTGGGGGGCGTCAAAGGGGACATCGACCACTTCGGGGCCCTGAGCTTCCTGCAGGGGGTGCTGCTCGTTCTGCGCGATTCCGGGCATCCTGGTCTGCTGGTGGTTCTCGATGAAGTCGAAACGATCCAGCGGGTCCGCAGCGATGTCCGCGACAAGAGTCTCAATGCCCTCCGCCAGCTCATCGATGAAGTCGATTCCGGCCGGTTCCCCGGGCTCTACCTCGTCATCACCGGGACCCCGGCGTTTTATACGGGACCGCAGGGCATTCAGCGGCTGGAACCCCTCGCACAGCGGCTGCATGTCGATTTCCAGACCGACGCCCGCTTTGACAATCCCCGCGCCGTCCAGATCCGCCTCCCGGCGTTCAGTCTCGACCGCATGGTGCTGGTCGGCAGCAAGGTCCGAAACATTTACCAGGAGCACGCTCAGGCCCCGGACCGCATTGCCACCCTGTGCGACGACCAGTACGTCCGGGACCTGGCCAGTGGAGTGGCGGGAAAACTGGGGGGCAAAGTCGGCGTGGCCCCGCGGATCTTCCTGAAAAAACTCGTGGCAGACGTCCTGGACCGCATCGACCTGTTCCCCGAATTCGACCCGCGGGAGCACTACGCGCTGACCATTTCCGAGACCGAACTGACTCCCGTCGAACGGCAGGCGATGGGTGCCGCCGACGTGGACGATATTGAGCTGGAAGTGTGA
- a CDS encoding DEAD/DEAH box helicase, with protein sequence MSNFENFHPALQHHIVNSLGWRELRPFQDAVIPHSLAGEHLIVLAPTAGGKTEAAFFPVLSRMLSEGWQGLSVLYLCPIKALLNNLDQRLQRYSTLLGRRAALWHGDVKTTARQRILRDPPDCLLTTPESLEVMLVSPKVDARTLFSGLRVVIVDEIHAFAGDDRGWHLLSVLERISHLAGREVQRIGLSATVGNPDLLVDWLAGSCKAPRRVLLPPPGPALTSDVKLDFVGSLQNAAVVINRLHRGEKRLVFVDSRARAEQLGLALRQAGTTTFVTHSSLSQDQRHQAEEAFASRDDCVIVATSVLELGVDVGDLDRVIQLDSPSTVSSFLQRMGRTGRRAGTTRNCLFLATSEDALLQAAGLMDLWASGYVEPVVPPPDPYHVLAQQLMALVLQEGGIGRRTWLEWVAGVPGFAAMSPDQITGIVQHMLDQDLLWDEEGLLGIGRAGEKAYDRRHFMELMSVFLSPPLFRVLHGREELGHVDAQTFLGKQEGPRVLLLGGRPWRVTHVDWSQHVAWVEASDARGKSSWRGEGRGLGFQLCQAMQRVLATSESRPDWSQRAADRIELLRDKFAWLTVEGTVLVRDEDGEIVWWTYAGIGANASLAPTLSELAKCRVVPSSFALTFDGTMTLADAERAIAELRAPDPETLWPAVDEAAEKELKFADCLPPGLSREILAGRLRDLDGVRYSLSDVIRHCVMAAEDRRPVDGN encoded by the coding sequence GTGAGCAACTTCGAGAACTTTCATCCGGCGCTGCAGCATCACATCGTCAATAGCCTGGGGTGGCGGGAACTCCGTCCGTTTCAGGACGCGGTGATTCCGCACAGCCTGGCGGGCGAGCACCTGATCGTGCTGGCTCCGACGGCCGGCGGTAAAACCGAGGCGGCCTTCTTCCCGGTCCTGTCGCGGATGTTGTCGGAAGGCTGGCAGGGGCTCAGCGTCCTGTATCTGTGCCCGATTAAAGCGCTGCTCAACAATCTGGATCAACGTCTGCAGCGTTACTCGACGCTGCTCGGGCGTCGGGCGGCGTTGTGGCACGGCGACGTGAAGACGACCGCCCGGCAGCGGATCCTGCGCGATCCGCCCGATTGCCTGCTGACCACGCCCGAATCCCTGGAAGTGATGCTGGTGTCGCCGAAAGTCGATGCCCGCACACTCTTTTCCGGGCTGCGGGTGGTGATCGTCGACGAGATTCACGCGTTTGCCGGTGACGACCGGGGCTGGCACCTGCTGTCGGTCCTGGAGCGGATTTCCCACTTGGCCGGCCGCGAGGTGCAGCGGATCGGCCTGTCGGCAACGGTGGGGAACCCGGATCTGCTGGTCGACTGGCTCGCCGGAAGCTGCAAGGCCCCGCGGCGGGTGCTGCTCCCGCCACCTGGTCCGGCCCTCACGTCGGACGTCAAACTGGATTTCGTTGGTTCGCTGCAGAATGCCGCGGTCGTCATTAACCGCCTGCATCGCGGCGAGAAGCGGCTGGTCTTTGTCGACAGCCGTGCGCGGGCCGAGCAGCTTGGCCTGGCGCTGCGGCAGGCAGGAACGACTACGTTCGTAACCCACAGTTCGCTGAGCCAGGACCAGCGGCACCAGGCGGAGGAGGCCTTTGCCAGTCGAGACGATTGCGTAATCGTCGCCACGAGTGTGCTGGAACTGGGGGTCGACGTCGGCGACCTGGACCGAGTCATTCAGCTCGACAGCCCGTCGACGGTGTCGAGTTTCCTGCAACGGATGGGGCGGACCGGACGGCGGGCCGGGACCACGCGGAATTGTCTGTTTCTGGCGACCAGCGAGGATGCGTTGCTGCAGGCCGCCGGACTGATGGACCTGTGGGCCTCCGGCTACGTCGAACCAGTGGTGCCGCCGCCGGACCCGTATCACGTGCTGGCGCAACAGTTGATGGCCCTGGTGCTGCAGGAAGGGGGCATCGGACGGCGGACGTGGCTGGAGTGGGTCGCCGGTGTTCCCGGCTTTGCGGCAATGTCGCCCGACCAGATCACGGGCATCGTGCAGCACATGCTGGATCAGGACCTGCTGTGGGACGAGGAGGGACTGCTGGGGATCGGGCGGGCCGGGGAGAAGGCGTACGACCGGCGGCACTTCATGGAACTGATGTCGGTGTTCCTGTCACCCCCGCTGTTCCGCGTGCTCCACGGTCGCGAGGAACTGGGGCATGTGGACGCCCAGACGTTTCTGGGCAAACAGGAAGGCCCTCGCGTGCTGCTGCTGGGGGGCCGTCCCTGGCGGGTGACCCACGTCGACTGGTCGCAGCATGTGGCCTGGGTGGAGGCCTCAGACGCCCGTGGCAAGTCGAGCTGGAGAGGCGAAGGCCGGGGGCTGGGCTTCCAATTGTGTCAGGCCATGCAGCGCGTGCTGGCCACGTCGGAATCCCGTCCCGACTGGTCGCAGCGGGCCGCGGACCGGATCGAGCTGCTGCGGGACAAATTTGCCTGGCTGACCGTGGAAGGAACCGTGCTGGTCCGAGATGAGGACGGCGAAATCGTCTGGTGGACCTACGCGGGGATCGGCGCCAATGCCTCGCTGGCCCCGACGCTCTCGGAACTGGCGAAGTGCCGCGTTGTTCCGAGCAGTTTCGCCCTGACGTTCGACGGCACCATGACGCTGGCCGACGCCGAACGGGCGATCGCAGAACTGCGAGCTCCGGATCCGGAGACGCTATGGCCCGCGGTCGACGAAGCCGCCGAAAAAGAACTCAAGTTCGCGGACTGCCTCCCGCCGGGCCTGTCCCGCGAAATTCTCGCCGGGCGCCTCCGCGATCTTGACGGAGTACGCTACTCCCTCTCCGATGTAATTCGACACTGTGTGATGGCGGCGGAAGACCGTAGACCTGTTGACGGCAATTGA
- the pglZ gene encoding BREX-2 system phosphatase PglZ codes for MSVANPTFSQIRAQVAAIRKKMPQARTIGIRSTGRWTGELRNQEGAETYLVQQCDSPLALRQALRLPMDGQTTKILLTPLEDGELSDDIRVRLAKRCLFQIDAWQIVRTLFQAHAVDPRLTRHGWIADALLESVPPEGYPAARGAFLDAETAWPLLLGQKLGLSTDSPDLTALLRWSITPDAIGLWKCQSDQFRRAVTDWLADKAGPVAGVLLPAMAGWDHTDAVPLGLVAGVLFAPDVGGRLDKAIGKLEGVYLDNQSPPADLMQSWGAAATEVVRAIRHTDADRSRQLLVRADTLLQEFGATGFAHLSNTSPAGFDQRLTKFGQLLAEVVQQQAWSSVGKLKSALDGIRAHDHALRDNRRLERAEMALRLVRWLAGQGMAGPGPHSLAEAAEGHLTEGGFVDWARLTLRAGDPLGTLSEAYARLFAAVTEVRERQAEQFARFLVDWTATGSQGDEVLPVERILTEVVAPLAAERSVLVIVIDGMSVAVGRELLADLLQKEWLPLAEPGRAHNRAGIAALPSVTEFSRTSLLCGKLQPGNGDIERVGFAEHPALLKHSRANNPPILFHKASLQKAEDSGLARDVREAIQSSHRKVVGVVVNAVDDFLAKGDQLDVSWSQDKLHIVPALLHEARIAGRLVVLLSDHGHVLDAQTVQRAPEGAPEASGARWKPTVGQAHPDEFAVRGSRVTIPGQQLTAPWSERIRYGGKQHGYHGGLSPQEMVVPIMVLSSTDKLPEGWQLQPVDLPLWWDESLSPTPTVAQPTPKLKPQKPLPTGKLFDLEVEAELAVMPTAKSEKSGWIAQLLKSPVYEQQQSLAARGLRDPTVVERFIQALDDRGGKITMLALARVLSLPEMRVAGMLAQLIRLLNVDGYQVVSHDVASSTVELNRDLLLKQFDLVEE; via the coding sequence ATGAGCGTGGCCAATCCGACCTTCAGCCAGATCCGGGCCCAGGTGGCAGCGATCCGTAAGAAAATGCCGCAGGCAAGGACGATCGGCATCCGCTCGACGGGCCGTTGGACGGGCGAGCTGCGAAATCAGGAGGGCGCCGAGACCTATCTCGTGCAGCAGTGCGATTCGCCGCTGGCGTTGCGGCAGGCGTTGCGCCTGCCGATGGACGGGCAGACGACAAAAATCCTGCTCACCCCGCTCGAAGACGGGGAGTTGAGTGACGATATTCGCGTCCGCCTCGCGAAACGCTGCCTGTTCCAGATTGACGCCTGGCAGATCGTGCGGACGCTGTTTCAGGCCCACGCTGTCGATCCGCGGCTGACCCGGCATGGCTGGATCGCAGATGCGCTGCTGGAATCGGTTCCGCCGGAAGGATACCCGGCCGCACGCGGAGCCTTTCTCGACGCGGAAACGGCCTGGCCCCTGCTGCTGGGGCAGAAGCTGGGCCTGTCGACAGACAGCCCGGACCTGACGGCCCTGCTGCGGTGGTCGATCACCCCGGATGCCATCGGCCTCTGGAAATGCCAGTCGGACCAGTTCCGCCGGGCGGTCACGGATTGGCTGGCGGACAAGGCTGGTCCTGTTGCCGGTGTGCTGCTGCCGGCGATGGCCGGCTGGGACCATACGGACGCGGTGCCGCTCGGGCTCGTCGCCGGTGTCCTGTTCGCTCCGGATGTGGGCGGACGACTCGACAAGGCGATCGGGAAGCTGGAGGGGGTGTATCTCGATAACCAGAGTCCTCCCGCCGACCTCATGCAGAGCTGGGGTGCGGCCGCTACTGAAGTCGTGCGGGCCATCCGCCACACGGATGCCGACCGATCTCGGCAGCTCCTGGTCCGGGCAGATACACTGCTGCAGGAGTTCGGGGCCACGGGCTTTGCTCACTTAAGCAATACGTCACCCGCAGGGTTCGACCAGCGGCTGACCAAGTTTGGGCAACTCCTGGCGGAGGTCGTGCAGCAGCAGGCCTGGAGTTCCGTCGGCAAACTGAAATCCGCCCTCGATGGGATTCGTGCTCATGATCACGCTTTACGCGACAACCGCCGGCTGGAACGAGCCGAGATGGCCCTCCGACTGGTCCGCTGGCTTGCCGGCCAAGGGATGGCCGGTCCTGGTCCGCACTCGCTGGCCGAGGCCGCCGAGGGCCACCTCACCGAAGGTGGTTTTGTGGACTGGGCCCGCCTCACCCTGCGAGCAGGCGATCCTCTGGGAACGCTTTCCGAAGCTTATGCCCGGCTCTTTGCCGCGGTGACCGAGGTCCGTGAGCGGCAGGCGGAGCAGTTTGCCCGGTTTCTCGTGGACTGGACGGCGACCGGTTCGCAGGGAGACGAAGTGCTCCCGGTGGAGCGAATTCTCACCGAGGTCGTGGCGCCGCTGGCTGCTGAGCGGTCGGTGCTGGTCATTGTCATCGACGGGATGAGCGTGGCCGTCGGCCGCGAACTGCTGGCGGATCTCCTGCAGAAAGAATGGCTCCCGCTCGCCGAACCGGGACGCGCCCATAACCGGGCGGGGATCGCCGCGCTGCCATCGGTGACGGAGTTTTCGCGGACGAGTCTGCTCTGTGGAAAACTTCAGCCCGGCAACGGCGACATCGAGCGGGTCGGGTTTGCCGAGCACCCGGCCCTGCTGAAGCACAGCCGGGCCAACAATCCTCCAATCCTGTTCCACAAGGCATCACTGCAGAAGGCCGAGGATTCCGGCCTCGCGCGGGACGTACGGGAGGCGATCCAGTCCTCGCACCGCAAGGTGGTGGGGGTCGTGGTCAACGCCGTCGACGACTTTCTGGCCAAGGGCGACCAGCTCGACGTCAGCTGGTCGCAGGACAAGCTGCACATCGTCCCGGCTCTGCTGCATGAGGCCCGCATCGCCGGCCGCCTGGTTGTCCTGCTGAGCGATCACGGACACGTGCTTGACGCGCAGACGGTCCAGCGGGCTCCCGAGGGGGCTCCCGAAGCCAGTGGCGCCCGCTGGAAGCCCACTGTGGGCCAGGCTCATCCGGACGAGTTCGCCGTCCGCGGTTCCCGAGTGACGATTCCCGGCCAGCAGTTGACGGCTCCGTGGAGTGAGCGGATCCGCTATGGCGGCAAGCAGCACGGGTACCACGGTGGACTGTCGCCGCAGGAAATGGTGGTGCCGATCATGGTGCTGTCGAGCACCGACAAGCTCCCGGAGGGCTGGCAGCTCCAGCCGGTCGATCTGCCGCTGTGGTGGGACGAGTCGCTGTCCCCCACGCCGACGGTCGCCCAGCCGACGCCGAAGCTCAAGCCGCAGAAGCCGTTGCCCACCGGCAAGCTGTTCGATCTAGAGGTTGAGGCGGAACTGGCGGTCATGCCGACTGCGAAATCGGAGAAGTCCGGCTGGATCGCTCAACTGTTGAAGTCTCCGGTCTATGAACAGCAGCAATCTCTGGCCGCGCGGGGCCTGCGGGATCCGACCGTCGTGGAGCGATTCATCCAGGCCCTCGACGATCGGGGCGGCAAGATCACCATGCTGGCGCTGGCCCGCGTACTGTCGCTGCCCGAGATGCGGGTCGCGGGCATGCTGGCCCAGTTGATCCGGCTGCTGAATGTCGATGGTTATCAGGTTGTGAGTCACGACGTGGCATCGTCCACCGTCGAGCTGAACCGGGATCTGCTGCTCAAACAATTCGATCTGGTCGAGGAGTAG